In the Gemmatimonadaceae bacterium genome, one interval contains:
- the ggt gene encoding gamma-glutamyltransferase, with product MRRSANRRSLVVVVLGAFAASCTHTNPAPANAPAPAPTAAPPAAPRPTRAASFPSGWRFEAGGRATEAQHAMIASNSRLASEAGVEILQKGGNAVDAAVATGFALEVTFPAAGNIGGGGFMVIHMADGRSAALDYREVAPLAATRTMYVDANGHVTDQSTVGPLAIGVPGSVAGMAEALRRYGTMSLHDVMQPAIRLASEGFTVDSALARSLVAGKALILGQGGAAPFYPNAEPLAAGAHLVQPALARTLRLIAEHGPDAFYKGEIADTIAAQMARVHGLITKEDLARYVPEWRDPVIGSYRGDTIIAMPPSSSGGVSTMESLNILETWPTLPPSGSAMYVHDVAEAFRRAFIDRNTLLGDPAFVHAPIDKLTSKAYAREMRDSIFPDRATPSPTFTAARGEGMHTTHYSVVDSRGDAVSTTTTLNSLYGSGVYVAGAGMFLNNEMDDFTSQPGTPNQFGLVQGEANAIAPGKRMLSAMSPTIVLDRNGHVLLVVGAAGGPTIITATTQIILNVIDGQMSLSDAMKAPRMHEQAWPDGIEYERGGLTQAVLDSLTAMGYRLRAVGGLANANAVMRVGDAWQGMSEPRSTGAAVGY from the coding sequence ATGCGTCGCTCCGCGAATCGTAGATCATTGGTCGTCGTCGTGCTGGGCGCGTTCGCCGCGTCGTGCACGCACACGAATCCGGCGCCGGCGAATGCGCCCGCGCCCGCACCGACCGCTGCGCCGCCGGCGGCGCCGCGGCCAACGCGCGCGGCATCATTCCCGAGCGGATGGCGATTCGAAGCCGGCGGCCGGGCGACGGAAGCGCAGCACGCGATGATCGCGAGCAACAGTCGTCTGGCGAGTGAAGCCGGCGTCGAGATTCTCCAGAAGGGCGGCAACGCCGTCGATGCCGCGGTGGCGACGGGCTTTGCGCTCGAGGTGACGTTCCCGGCGGCGGGGAACATCGGCGGCGGCGGGTTCATGGTGATTCACATGGCCGACGGTCGCTCGGCGGCGCTCGACTACCGGGAAGTGGCGCCGTTGGCGGCGACGCGGACGATGTACGTGGATGCGAACGGGCACGTGACCGACCAGAGCACCGTTGGTCCGTTAGCCATCGGCGTACCGGGATCGGTGGCCGGGATGGCGGAGGCGCTGCGCCGCTACGGCACGATGTCGTTGCACGACGTGATGCAGCCGGCGATTCGATTGGCCTCCGAAGGATTCACGGTGGACAGCGCGCTCGCGCGCTCGCTGGTGGCGGGCAAGGCGCTCATTTTGGGCCAGGGCGGCGCGGCGCCGTTCTATCCTAACGCAGAGCCGCTGGCGGCAGGCGCGCATCTCGTGCAGCCCGCGCTCGCGCGCACGCTGCGTCTGATCGCCGAGCACGGGCCGGACGCGTTCTACAAGGGCGAGATCGCGGACACGATCGCCGCCCAGATGGCGCGCGTGCACGGCCTCATCACGAAGGAAGACCTGGCGCGCTACGTGCCCGAGTGGCGGGATCCGGTCATCGGTTCGTATCGCGGCGATACGATCATCGCCATGCCGCCGTCGTCGAGCGGCGGTGTGAGCACGATGGAATCGCTCAACATCCTCGAGACGTGGCCGACCTTGCCGCCGTCGGGCAGCGCCATGTACGTGCACGATGTGGCCGAGGCGTTCCGCCGCGCGTTCATCGACCGCAACACGCTGTTAGGCGACCCGGCGTTCGTGCACGCGCCCATCGACAAATTGACGAGCAAGGCGTACGCGCGCGAAATGCGCGACTCCATTTTCCCCGACCGTGCCACACCGTCGCCGACCTTCACCGCCGCGCGCGGCGAAGGGATGCACACCACGCATTACTCGGTGGTCGATTCGCGGGGCGATGCGGTGTCCACGACGACGACGCTCAATTCGCTCTATGGCTCGGGTGTGTACGTGGCCGGCGCCGGCATGTTCCTGAACAACGAGATGGATGACTTCACGTCGCAGCCCGGCACGCCTAACCAGTTCGGCCTCGTCCAGGGCGAGGCGAACGCGATCGCGCCGGGCAAGCGCATGCTGAGCGCGATGTCGCCGACGATCGTGTTGGACAGGAACGGCCACGTGCTGCTCGTGGTCGGCGCCGCCGGCGGCCCAACGATCATTACGGCGACGACCCAGATCATCCTGAACGTGATCGACGGACAGATGTCGCTGTCGGACGCGATGAAGGCGCCGCGCATGCACGAACAGGCGTGGCCGGACGGCATCGAATACGAGCGTGGCGGCCTGACGCAGGCCGTGCTCGACTCGCTCACCGCGATGGGCTACCGGCTGCGCGCCGTGGGCGGGCTGGCGAATGCGAACGCGGTGATGCGTGTGGGCGACGCGTGGCAGGGGATGTCGGAGCCGCGGTCGACCGGAGCAGCGGTCGGCTACTGA
- a CDS encoding glycine zipper 2TM domain-containing protein, which yields MTRSVRLLAPLTLAAAVALSAGACNKDKANSGALGQDSTLNRDLALANKDSAAQPQLTDTAAPRTTPAATPAPAQSKTPERARTRHRAPSSSSAPAASSAGTPESTTTASGNSVAVTPAGSEVALGTIPSGTSINLTSDDKVCTNTNKTGDKFSGTVTDAVVGSNGATIPAGSKVAMQVADLQRSGNATKSIQMTFSVLNVTVGSTTYPLSAQIDHVDVQKQRNASVGSDAAKVAGGAVIGAIIGQVIGHNTKGTVIGAATGAAAGTAVAMGTAAYEGCVPQGGKITIHLTDPAQVAATH from the coding sequence ATGACTCGATCCGTTCGACTTCTCGCTCCATTGACGCTCGCGGCCGCCGTGGCCCTGAGCGCGGGAGCATGCAACAAGGACAAGGCCAACTCGGGAGCGCTCGGGCAGGATTCGACGCTCAATCGGGATCTGGCGCTGGCGAACAAGGACAGCGCCGCACAGCCACAGCTCACGGATACCGCTGCGCCCCGGACCACACCCGCGGCAACGCCGGCGCCGGCACAATCGAAGACGCCGGAGCGCGCGCGCACGCGGCATCGTGCGCCATCCTCGTCGTCCGCGCCTGCGGCATCGTCGGCCGGAACTCCGGAGAGCACCACCACGGCCTCCGGCAACAGCGTCGCGGTGACGCCGGCCGGCAGCGAGGTCGCGTTAGGCACGATCCCGTCCGGCACGTCGATCAACTTGACGTCGGATGACAAGGTGTGCACGAACACCAACAAGACGGGCGACAAGTTCAGCGGCACGGTGACCGACGCCGTCGTCGGTTCCAACGGCGCGACCATTCCGGCCGGCTCGAAGGTGGCGATGCAGGTTGCCGACCTGCAGCGCAGCGGCAACGCGACGAAGTCGATTCAGATGACGTTCAGCGTGCTCAATGTGACGGTGGGCAGCACGACGTATCCGTTGAGCGCGCAGATCGACCACGTCGACGTACAGAAACAGCGGAACGCGTCGGTGGGCAGCGACGCCGCGAAGGTTGCCGGCGGAGCGGTGATCGGCGCCATCATCGGCCAGGTGATCGGTCACAACACCAAGGGCACGGTGATCGGTGCCGCGACCGGTGCGGCCGCCGGTACGGCTGTCGCGATGGGTACGGCTGCGTACGAGGGCTGCGTCCCGCAGGGCGGCAAGATCACGATTCACCTGACGGATCCGGCGCAGGTCGCGGCAACGCACTGA
- a CDS encoding HAMP domain-containing sensor histidine kinase → MARTFTDATSLERRLASLREQNTRLARTIAELRNQDALKTQFLSNISHDLRTPLTAVVTHAEMLRDGILGPLSEKQAESVAGIITGSRKLLEMVDEILTYARGDANQLTISGSEFTVEGVIEQVCAWSEPLVAKKGHALTVDIEPGLPPLHADRDKVAHILGNLLGNAIDFTPPGGRVWIAARSGPETQQGASVEIEVGDTGIGIAPEHHELVFREFAQVDASPSRSHHGTGLGLAIARKFVELHDGTIWIDSKLGEGSRFHFTLPVRSPT, encoded by the coding sequence ATGGCGCGCACGTTCACCGATGCCACGTCGCTCGAGCGACGACTCGCGAGCCTGCGAGAGCAGAACACACGGCTGGCCCGCACCATCGCGGAGCTGCGCAATCAGGACGCCCTCAAGACGCAGTTCCTCTCCAACATCTCGCACGATCTCCGCACCCCGCTCACCGCCGTCGTCACCCACGCCGAGATGCTGCGCGACGGCATTCTCGGCCCGTTAAGCGAGAAGCAGGCGGAGAGCGTGGCGGGCATCATCACGGGCAGCCGCAAGCTGCTCGAGATGGTGGACGAGATTCTCACCTACGCGCGGGGTGACGCGAACCAACTCACGATCTCGGGTTCCGAGTTCACGGTCGAAGGCGTGATCGAGCAGGTGTGCGCGTGGAGCGAGCCGCTCGTGGCGAAGAAAGGCCACGCGCTGACGGTGGACATCGAACCCGGCCTGCCGCCGCTGCACGCCGACCGCGACAAGGTCGCGCACATCCTCGGCAACCTGCTCGGCAACGCGATCGATTTCACGCCGCCGGGCGGACGGGTGTGGATCGCGGCGCGCTCGGGCCCCGAGACGCAGCAGGGCGCCTCGGTCGAAATCGAGGTGGGCGATACGGGCATCGGCATCGCGCCCGAGCACCACGAGCTCGTGTTCCGCGAATTCGCGCAGGTGGATGCGTCGCCGTCGCGGTCGCACCACGGCACGGGACTCGGGTTGGCGATCGCGCGAAAGTTCGTCGAGCTGCACGACGGGACGATCTGGATCGACAGCAAGTTAGGCGAGGGGAGCCGGTTCCACTTCACGCTTCCCGTCCGCAGCCCGACCTGA
- a CDS encoding response regulator, which translates to MTPHVLVVEDSALVIGALRVLLEETGHRVSAATSVAEAVASARADTPDVILLDITLDREDGLGVLHALAMSGELPRVAVAVTGHDEPSVRERCLNAGCRAVLVKPINATKLPDMIRLWLSESDVAG; encoded by the coding sequence GTGACGCCCCACGTGCTCGTCGTCGAGGACAGCGCGCTGGTGATCGGCGCGCTGCGCGTGCTGCTCGAGGAAACGGGCCACCGGGTGAGCGCGGCGACGTCGGTCGCCGAGGCGGTCGCGTCGGCCCGGGCGGACACACCGGATGTGATTCTGCTCGACATCACCCTCGACCGCGAGGACGGGTTAGGCGTGCTGCATGCACTCGCGATGTCGGGCGAGCTGCCGCGCGTCGCCGTGGCGGTGACCGGCCACGACGAGCCGTCGGTGCGCGAGCGGTGCCTGAACGCCGGGTGCCGGGCAGTGCTGGTGAAGCCGATCAACGCGACCAAGCTGCCCGACATGATCAGGCTCTGGCTGTCGGAGTCGGACGTCGCTGGTTAG
- a CDS encoding cytochrome c biogenesis protein CcdA, with protein MEQTATLGVGLAFIAGLLSFLSPCVLPLIPSYVTFITGMSVDEVQRSRRTALVHALLFILGFTLIFLALGATASALGRVLLAARDWVARAGGILIIAFGLYLLGVFDSRTLDRERRIHFADKPVGYLGTVLVGVAFGAGWTPCIGPILGSILVYTSTVADLQRGLVLLFAYSLGLAIPFLLAALAIDRFLATFKRFQRAMVWMSRAGGALLVAIGLLLVTHYFTWLASYLQALTPPALRSHI; from the coding sequence GTGGAACAGACGGCGACGCTCGGCGTGGGCCTCGCGTTCATCGCCGGCCTGCTGAGCTTCCTGTCGCCGTGCGTCCTGCCCCTCATCCCGAGCTACGTCACGTTCATCACCGGGATGAGCGTCGACGAGGTCCAGCGGTCGCGCCGCACCGCCCTCGTCCACGCGCTGCTCTTCATCCTCGGCTTCACGCTCATCTTTCTTGCGTTAGGCGCCACGGCCAGCGCGCTGGGGCGGGTGCTGCTCGCCGCGCGCGACTGGGTCGCGCGCGCCGGCGGCATCCTCATCATCGCGTTCGGGCTCTACCTGCTCGGCGTCTTCGACTCGCGCACCCTCGACCGCGAGCGCCGCATCCATTTCGCCGACAAACCGGTCGGCTACCTCGGCACCGTCCTCGTGGGCGTCGCCTTCGGCGCCGGATGGACGCCGTGCATCGGCCCGATCCTCGGCTCCATCCTGGTCTATACCTCGACCGTCGCCGACCTCCAGCGCGGCCTGGTGCTCCTGTTCGCGTATTCGTTAGGCCTCGCCATCCCGTTCCTGCTCGCCGCACTGGCCATCGATCGCTTCCTCGCCACCTTCAAGCGGTTCCAGCGCGCCATGGTCTGGATGAGCCGCGCCGGCGGCGCCCTCCTCGTTGCGATCGGCCTGCTCCTCGTGACGCACTACTTCACGTGGCTGGCGAGCTACCTCCAAGCGCTGACACCGCCCGCGCTGCGCTCGCACATTTGA